One Phoenix dactylifera cultivar Barhee BC4 unplaced genomic scaffold, palm_55x_up_171113_PBpolish2nd_filt_p 001731F, whole genome shotgun sequence genomic region harbors:
- the LOC120109029 gene encoding uncharacterized protein LOC120109029, with protein sequence MAQEILHQTLEIPEDRASGDRSAEDSGDPALSRTASSSRLNAKAPEFVPRSAAADRIDARKPRGGADPPRPVAGDAPLPPGAAEPAFFCYGAGLVRVLWWWRRFGVWGAGNGSGAGRTGSRSGGQGGTLGRSYSEDYEAGGVLFQ encoded by the exons ATGGCCCAGGAAATCCTCCACCAAACCCTAGAAATCCCCGAAGATCGGGCCTCTGGCGATCGATCGGCGGAGGATTCCGGCGACCCTGCGCTCTCGCGGACCGCCTCCTCCAGCCGCCTCAACGCCAAGGCGCCCGAGTTCGTCCCCCGGTCGGCGGCCGCGGATCGGATCGATGCACGCAAGCCGCGGGGTGGTGCCGATCCACCACGGCCCGTCGCCGGTGATGCACCCCTACCACCCGGCGCCGCCGAGCCCGCCTTTTTTTGCTACGGTGCCGGGCTCGTTCGAgtactatggtggtggaggcggTTCGGGGTTTGGGGAGCAGGAAACGGCTCCGGGGCCGGCCGAACAGGATCCCGCTCCGGGGGGCAGGGAGGGACTCTCGGAAGAAGTTATTCAGAAGATTACGAAGCAG GTGGAGTATTATTTCAGTGA